A segment of the Leclercia adecarboxylata genome:
CGCTGGCGGGGGCGGACGTGTTGGTCCTGCCAGCGGCGTGGGTCAGAGGGCCGCTCAAGGAGCACCACTGGGCAACGCTGCTGGCGGCCCGGGCGCTGGACACCACCTGCTATGTGGTGGCAGCAGGGGAGTGCGGTAACAAAAATATTGGTCAGAGCCGCATTATCGATCCCCTGGGCGTGACCATTGCGGCTGCAGCTGAGGGGCCGGCGCTGCTGTTAGCTGAGATTAGCCGGGAACGCGTTACCCTGGCGCGTCAGCAGCTGCCGGTCCTGCGCAACCGACGCTTCGCGCCTCCGCAATTATTATGACGTTTTTTAAACAACGCTTGATTCACCTTGTTACAGATTGCTATTGTGTGCGGGCGTCAAATGACCGTTAATAACGTCGGGTTTTTTAGGCGCGAAACGCAGCCTGTTTACGTCAAGAAGGTATCTATGGGTGAGATTAGTATTACCAAACTGCTGGTGGTAGCCGCACTGGTTGTCCTGCTGTTTGGTACCAAGAAATTACGTACGCTGGGCGGAGACCTGGGTGCTGCCATCAAAGGCTTTAAGAAGGCGATGAACGACGATGACGCCACGGCGAAGAAAGCCGATGCGGATATCGCCACTGAGAAACTCTCGCACAAAGAGTAACGGCCACGCCTCATGGCTTGCGATAGAAAAAAACCGGCTCAGGCCGGTTTTTTTATGGGTGAACTGTAAACTTTTGTGACGGGGTTTACTTCACTTCTTCGCCTTTCGCCTGCATATCGGCATGGTAGGACGAACGAACGAACGGACCGCAGGCAGCATGGATGAAGCCCATTGCCATCGCTTCGGCTTTCATTTCATCAAACTCTTCCGGGCTCACGTAGCGCTGGACCGGCAGGTGGTGGCGGCTTGGCTGCAGATACTGGCCCAGCGTCAGCATGGTGACGCCGTGGCGACGCAGGTCGCGCATCACTTCAACGATCTCTTCGTTGGTTTCACCCAGACCGACCATCAGACCGGATTTGGTTGGGATCTCTGGATGCGCTTCTTTAAAACGCTCCAGCAGTTTCAGCGACCAGTTGTAATCGGCACCCGGACGAACCTGACGATAGAGACGCGGCACGTTTTCCAGGTTGTGGTTAAACACGTCCGGCGGGGTAGCGTTGAGGATATCCAGCGCACGATCCATACGGCCACGGAAGTCAGGAACCAGCGTCTCAATTTTAATGGACGGGCTTTTTTCCCGAATGGCAGAGATACAGTCGGCAAAGTGCTGTGCACCGCCGTCGCGCAGATCGTCGCGGTCAACGGAGGTGATAACCACATAGCGCAGCGCCATGTCAGCAATGGTCTGTGCCAGTTTCTGTGGCTCATTAGCGTCAGGGGTAACAGGACGACCGTGGGCAACGTCACAGAACGGGCAGCGGCGGGTACAAATCGCGCCGAGGATCATGAAGGTCGCGGTGCCGTGGTTAAAACATTCAGCAAGGTTCGGGCAGGAGGCCTCTTCACAAACGGAGTGAAGGCCGTTTTTGCGCATCGCTGCTTTGATTCCCTGAATACGCGAAGAGTCCGCCGGAAGTTTGATCTTCATCCAGGCCGGTTTTCTTAACAGCGCTTCGCGCTCCGTAGCCACGTTTTTAACCGGGATTAGGGCCATTTTATCGGCATCGCGGTATTTAACACCACGTTCCATCACAATGGGTTTACTCATAGCGTGCGTCTTCCAGTTGCGAAAATCGAAGGAAAGCGTTTCAATTCAAGGGAATGTTGTATTTATCAACTATTTTTGAACGAACGACAGGCAGTATATCATTGATACGGACGATAAAGCAGCCTGCCCGGTCGCCAAATTGTAAAATAGTTGTTGTTTAGTGCCTTTTGTGTGGAGCAGCACGGCTTTGCAGGGGATAACCCCTTTTCAGAAGGCCTGGCGGATAACGTTGATCAGGTTTTCCAGCACAGGGTCACGCAGGCTCAGCTTGTTGTAATACAGCGAGATTTCAACGCATTCTGCATTGAGTGGGGCGAAGGGGATCTGCTCCAGCGGCCAGCAGTGGCGTACCAGGTTAAACAGGCGCTCCGGGATGATACCAATCAGATCGCTGCTGCCGATCAGGGCGGCAATCGTAAAAAGATTGTAACTGCTG
Coding sequences within it:
- the tatE gene encoding twin-arginine translocase subunit TatE; translation: MGEISITKLLVVAALVVLLFGTKKLRTLGGDLGAAIKGFKKAMNDDDATAKKADADIATEKLSHKE
- the lipA gene encoding lipoyl synthase; this encodes MSKPIVMERGVKYRDADKMALIPVKNVATEREALLRKPAWMKIKLPADSSRIQGIKAAMRKNGLHSVCEEASCPNLAECFNHGTATFMILGAICTRRCPFCDVAHGRPVTPDANEPQKLAQTIADMALRYVVITSVDRDDLRDGGAQHFADCISAIREKSPSIKIETLVPDFRGRMDRALDILNATPPDVFNHNLENVPRLYRQVRPGADYNWSLKLLERFKEAHPEIPTKSGLMVGLGETNEEIVEVMRDLRRHGVTMLTLGQYLQPSRHHLPVQRYVSPEEFDEMKAEAMAMGFIHAACGPFVRSSYHADMQAKGEEVK